The Spirochaetota bacterium genome segment CGAAAACCAGCAGGGAAGGAGTTTTCTCATCAGCGAGGCCGTGCGCGGGGAGGGGGCGGTGCTGTTGAACGCGCGCGGAGAGCGGTTCATGGAGCACGTGCACCCGCTCAGGGATCTCGCGCCGCGAGATATCGTCGCGCGGGCCATCGATATGGAGCTCAAGAAAACGGGCGAGCGCTGCGTGTACCTGGATATCTCGTTCAAGGAGAGCGACTTCCTGATGCATCGATTCCCCCACATTTATTCCAATTGTCTGAAACGCGGCATCGACATGGCCTTGCAGCCCATCCCCGTGGTGCCCGCCGCGCACTATCTCTGCGGCGGCATTGTGTCGGATCTCAAGGGGCGCACCTCAATAAGACGCCTTTATGTCTCGGGCGAGTCGGCCTGCACCGGCGTGCACGGTGCCAACCGCCTCGCAAGTAACTCGCTCCTGGAGGGAGTGGTGTTCTCGCACAGTTCGTTTGCGCATATCGAACATTCGCTCGGCGGGCGGCTGCAGTCGATAGAGAGGCCCGAGTTTCCGCACTGGAACAAGGAGGGGACGTTCGATCTGGAGGATTGGATTCTCATCCAGCACAACGTGGAGGACGTAAAACGCCTCATGTGGGACTATGTCGGCATCGTGCGCTCGAACCTGCGCCTCCAGCGCGCGTGGCGACGCATACATCTCCTCGATGAGGAGATAAAGGATTATTACCGGCGGACAACCATCCATCCCCAGATGGCGGAGCTGCGCAATCTGGCAACCGTGGCCAGGCTCATCATTCGCAGCGCCATGACACGTCTGGAAAGCCGCGGGCTCCACTACAACACCGATTATCCGGAACCGGTCGAGGAGATGCGGAAGAACGTGGTGCTTCGTCAGGCGAGCGAGCCCCGGCTCGAACCGCTCGATGACGTGTCGTTCGACTGAGCGCGGGACGGCACGGTTTTAATGATTGAATTTTCACGAGGGAAGGCCTTCACTGTCGCCGGACATCGCGATGTCCGATCAATCCGCGCGGAGGACGTTCCCATTATGCCCCGCGAAC includes the following:
- the nadB gene encoding L-aspartate oxidase, coding for MNSKRYYSDFLVIGSGIAGLTFAIKASALGTVHIVTKKKNFDSNTNYAQGGIASVIAPGDTFDEHVEDTLKAGAGLCNRRAVEILVSNGPDRVRELMEWGTRFSTVRDSSGSEVLDLGREGGHSRNRIVHATDLTGREIEMALLERIAENPRITVFEDHTAVDLLTEHQLQREPIDGVSCYGAYIIENSTGDVHVFNAAVTILASGGAGQVYQHTTNPEIATGDGIAMAYRAGALIADMEFMQFHPTTLYVENQQGRSFLISEAVRGEGAVLLNARGERFMEHVHPLRDLAPRDIVARAIDMELKKTGERCVYLDISFKESDFLMHRFPHIYSNCLKRGIDMALQPIPVVPAAHYLCGGIVSDLKGRTSIRRLYVSGESACTGVHGANRLASNSLLEGVVFSHSSFAHIEHSLGGRLQSIERPEFPHWNKEGTFDLEDWILIQHNVEDVKRLMWDYVGIVRSNLRLQRAWRRIHLLDEEIKDYYRRTTIHPQMAELRNLATVARLIIRSAMTRLESRGLHYNTDYPEPVEEMRKNVVLRQASEPRLEPLDDVSFD